The following DNA comes from Desulfobacteraceae bacterium.
CCGTAACCGGCTGCAACAAGGCCGCTGCCCCGAGTGCGGCCAGAGAATTGAGGGTGTGGGGCTATAGTTGCCCTCGGCCTTTGAAGCCTGCGGAAACACGCTTCCCGTCCGCAGACTCGCAAATACCGCACCGAAAGTGCGGTGCGCGGCTGTCACACGGCGGATTCACCGTAAAACCGGACAGTCCTTAGGCCCCATGAAAACTTTAAAAAGGAGGACACTCCAAATGGCCGGCGACCCTCAAAAATACACCTGCGCCCACTGCGGTTACGAATCCTCGGGGAAATTTGTCGGGGATATTTGTCCAAAGTGCGGACTGACCTACTGGAAATGCGGGCACTGCGGCTTTCTCGTCACCGCCTCCAAAACCCCCGTGACATGTCCGCAGTGCGGTCAAAAATGCGAATTCAGGAACGTCACCTGCTACCTTCCGGAGTGCGGGGGCCCCGGGCACGTCGACCCCCGGCTGTAAACAAAAAAACACGTCACGCCCGAAACGCAAGGCTGACCTCCCATGGGAGTGCAGGATTCCCTGAAAACCCTGAATCAAGCCATCCGCGGCTGCACCCGCTGCAGGCTGGCCGAAACCCGCATCCACGCCCTGTGCGGGGAGGGTCCGCCGGATGCGGACCTTCTGCTGGTGGCCCAGGCACCCGGGAGGGTGGAGGACCGCCAGGGCCGAATGTTCATCGGACCTTCCGGCCATGTGCTCGACGAACTGCTGCAATCGGCGGCCATCGACCGCGAGGCGGTTTACATGACGAACCTCGTCAAGTGCATGCTGCCCAAATACCGGCGGCCCAAGGCCGACGAGATCGCCAGCTGCAACCGTTGGCTGGAGGGCGAACTCGCCTTGATCCGCCCGACCGTGGTGGCATCGCTGGGTTTTTTTGCGACCCGCTTCCTTTTTGGCAGGTATGGCCTGGCCCTGCCGCCGAAAGCGGAATTCAGCAGCATCTACGGCCGGCGGGTGGCGGTGGGCGACACCATCCTCCTGCCGCTGCAGCACCCCGCAGCGGTCCTCTACAACCCGGCCATCAAAGCGGTGATGATTCGCAACTACCGCCTGCTGGGGGAAATTTTTGCCGATGTGATCAAGACCCCAAAAAGGACGCGGCCGCCATGACAACTCGCCCCGTGAAGATTCCAATCCAAAAATTGCGCATCACCGTGGTCTACGACAACAACCCGGGGGCGCCCGGCATAGCCCCCGACTGGGGGTTTGCCTGCCTGATCACAGGCACCCCGCGGCCCGTTCTCTTTGATACGGGTGGCAGCGGCACGATCCTGTTGGGCAATCTGGGGCGACTGGGGATCGATCCCGGAGAAATCGGGGTGATTTTTCTCTCCCATTTCCACGGCGACCACACCGGCGGCCTGACGCAACTGCTTCAAAAAAACAAACACGCCACAGTCTGTCATCCGGCCTCGTTTCCGGCCAAGTTCAGCGCTGCGCTGAACCGAAGCGGCATCAGGGCCCAAGCCCTGCGGGCGGCCACGAAGATCGACGACGGCGTTTACACCACCGGGGAGCTGGGCACCTGGATCAAAGAGCAGTCCCTGATGATCCCGACCGAGAAGGGAACGGTCCTGATAACGGGCTGCGCCCATCCCGGGATTGTGAATATCGTGGCGGCAGCCAAAGCCATTCTCGGTTCCGATGTTTATCTTGTGATGGGCGGATTTCATCTGGGGGGTCTGGGTGAAAACAAACTGGTGGAAATCATCAACGCTTTCAAAAAACTGAACGTGACGTCTGTCGGCCCCTGCCACTGTTCGGGAAATACGGCCAGACGCCTGTTCAAAAACGCCTATAATCGCTATTATGTGGATATTGGTGCAGGCAGCGTGATCAATTTAAAAAGGGGGGACCATGTTTGAAAAAATCCTGGTGGCGACCGACAACCTATCTTTTTGTGATGCCAAGGTCAGAACGGCCGCAGCGATTGCGGCCCGGGAGCGGGCGACGCTTTACATTCTGCATGTTCTTGAATCCACGTCTTCGGTTTATCGGAATTTTGTCACGGATTTTCAAACCGGCGAAGAAATCCTCGCAACCCCTGAATATCAACAGACCGTTAAAGAAGCGCTTGATCGAAATTGCGAAAGTGTTCTAAAAAAATGTAAGGCCCATGAGATCGAAATCGCACTGGGATACCCTTGGGAAGAGATCCTGAAACGCGCAAGGGATAAAGGAGCTGCGCTCATCATTTTAGGCCCCCACACCGGTGAGGCCGAACAAAAGGGGGTGGTCAGGGCAAGGGGCAGCATCGGCAGCACGCTGCAGGGGGTCATCACCCATGAACGCTGCCCGGTGATGATCATCCAGCGTCCCGTTCCAGAAGACCGTTTGAACTTCAAAAACGTGATGGTCTGTGTCGATTTTTCCGACTCCTGCCGGCACGCGCTGGAATTCGCAAAAAAATTGGTGCATCTTTTCGGTTCCAGGCTTTTCATCTTTCATGCGGGCACACTCCCCGCAGCGGATGAGGCCCTGCCGTCGACAGTTCCTGCGGCCGCTGGGGAATTGAGGGAAAAGCTTGAAAAATTTTGCGGAGGCATCCCCGACAACATTCCATATGAAACGCACCTGGCCGAAGGTCGTGAGCCTTGTTCGGAAATCCTCAAATTCGCCCTGGATAAAGACATCCAGCTGATTGCCATGGGCTCGCACACCAAAGAAAAGGGGCCCAAATGGCATGTGGGCAGCGCGGTCGCGGACGTCAGCCTGCGGGCGGAATGCCCGGTGGTTGTCGTTACGGATCCCAAAGCGCTTCGGGGCATGACGGTTTAAAGAGAGCGTTTCAAGCCAGTACCGGCCTCGGGGCCGATGAGCAGGCGGCCGCAAAAATGCCGGGCTGTCGGCGGCGCTTGCCCCCGCCGCAATGGCCTAAGTTCAGGCCCCCCACCCAGAAGGGCGTCCGTGAAAAAGAGAATCGAACATCTCAACCTTGTGCTGCGCGCCATCCGGCGGGTCGATGAGCTCATCACCCGCGAGAAGGATCCGGATCGTCTGTTGCAGGGGGTCTGCGACAACCTGATCGAAAACCGCGGCTATCACAACGCCTGGATCGTTCTCCTGGATCCCTCCGGGGGTTTTTTGAAGGCCGTTCAGGCCGGTTTGGGATCGGATTTCCAGGGGCTGGTGGCGCAGCTGGAACAGGGCGAATTGACCCGCTGCGGCCACTTGGCGCTGGCGCGGACCGGTGTAGTGGTCACCGCGAACCCGCTGGTGGACTGCCCGGACTGCTCGCTGGCGCGCAAGTACAGCGGCCGCGGGGCGATGACCGTGCGCCTGGCCCATGCCGGCCGGATTTACGGGTTTCTCTCGGTTTCGATCCCCCGCGAGTTGACCCAGGATGCGGAAGAGCA
Coding sequences within:
- a CDS encoding MBL fold metallo-hydrolase, which translates into the protein MTTRPVKIPIQKLRITVVYDNNPGAPGIAPDWGFACLITGTPRPVLFDTGGSGTILLGNLGRLGIDPGEIGVIFLSHFHGDHTGGLTQLLQKNKHATVCHPASFPAKFSAALNRSGIRAQALRAATKIDDGVYTTGELGTWIKEQSLMIPTEKGTVLITGCAHPGIVNIVAAAKAILGSDVYLVMGGFHLGGLGENKLVEIINAFKKLNVTSVGPCHCSGNTARRLFKNAYNRYYVDIGAGSVINLKRGDHV
- a CDS encoding universal stress protein, whose protein sequence is MFEKILVATDNLSFCDAKVRTAAAIAARERATLYILHVLESTSSVYRNFVTDFQTGEEILATPEYQQTVKEALDRNCESVLKKCKAHEIEIALGYPWEEILKRARDKGAALIILGPHTGEAEQKGVVRARGSIGSTLQGVITHERCPVMIIQRPVPEDRLNFKNVMVCVDFSDSCRHALEFAKKLVHLFGSRLFIFHAGTLPAADEALPSTVPAAAGELREKLEKFCGGIPDNIPYETHLAEGREPCSEILKFALDKDIQLIAMGSHTKEKGPKWHVGSAVADVSLRAECPVVVVTDPKALRGMTV
- a CDS encoding uracil-DNA glycosylase, with product MGVQDSLKTLNQAIRGCTRCRLAETRIHALCGEGPPDADLLLVAQAPGRVEDRQGRMFIGPSGHVLDELLQSAAIDREAVYMTNLVKCMLPKYRRPKADEIASCNRWLEGELALIRPTVVASLGFFATRFLFGRYGLALPPKAEFSSIYGRRVAVGDTILLPLQHPAAVLYNPAIKAVMIRNYRLLGEIFADVIKTPKRTRPP